Proteins from one Listeria innocua genomic window:
- a CDS encoding DNA-3-methyladenine glycosylase I — MSEELRCPWSINDPFELAYHDGEWCVPSKDDTYLFEMLNLEGAQAGLSWKLILHKRKAYQEAFFHFDIDKCARLTDEDLARIVSEAAIVKNRLKVKAVRTNALATQKVQAEFGSFANYIWSFTNGERIINEWQGMGEVPAKTELSEKISKDLKKRGFKFVGPVIIYSYLQAIGILDDHLRSCPFHTLNREAIK, encoded by the coding sequence TTGTCCGAAGAATTACGTTGTCCATGGTCGATTAATGACCCGTTTGAACTAGCATACCATGATGGCGAGTGGTGCGTCCCGAGTAAGGATGATACTTATTTATTTGAAATGTTGAATTTAGAAGGGGCACAAGCTGGCCTGTCATGGAAATTAATTTTACATAAAAGAAAAGCCTATCAAGAAGCTTTTTTTCATTTTGATATTGATAAGTGTGCTCGGTTAACAGATGAAGATTTAGCGCGGATCGTTTCAGAAGCGGCCATTGTGAAGAACCGTTTGAAAGTCAAAGCAGTTCGCACCAATGCCCTAGCTACACAAAAAGTCCAAGCAGAATTCGGCTCATTCGCTAATTATATTTGGAGTTTTACAAATGGAGAGCGAATTATTAATGAATGGCAGGGAATGGGAGAAGTGCCAGCTAAGACGGAACTATCCGAAAAAATAAGTAAAGATTTGAAGAAACGAGGCTTTAAGTTCGTTGGGCCTGTGATTATCTATTCTTATTTACAAGCTATTGGCATCCTGGACGATCATTTACGTTCATGTCCATTCCATACGCTAAATAGGGAGGCGATCAAATGA
- the acnA gene encoding aconitate hydratase AcnA — protein MTNWKEKAKASFKLNDKTYHYYKIKTLEEDKITNIEKLPYSVRVLLESVLRQADGRVIKDSHVEDLAHWSKNGNEGEVPFKPARVILQDFTGVPAVVDLASLRKAMADLGGDPEKINPEIPVDLVVDHSVQVDSYANPEALKINMELEFKRNMERYQFLNWAQKAFDNYRAVPPATGIVHQVNLEYLANVVIANEVSDGEFVAFPDSLVGTDSHTTMINGIGVLGWGVGGIEAEAGMLGQPSYFPIPEVIGVKLLGALPNGATATDFALKVTQVLREQKVVGKFVEFYGPGVATLPLADRATVANMAPEYGATCGFFPVDKEALNYLKLTGRDKEQIELVEAYLEANDLFFTPEKVEPNYTQTVEIDLSAIEPNLAGPKRPQDLIPLSKMKETFRESITAKAGNQGFGLDKSALDKEVTVTFGNSDQSTMKTGSVAIAAITSCTNTSNPYVMLSAGLVAKKAVEKGLEVPKFVKTSLAPGSKVVTGYLEKAGLLPYLEKLGFDLVGYGCTTCIGNSGPLKEEIEEAIQESDLLVSAVLSGNRNFEGRIHALVKANFLASPPLVVAYALAGTTNVDMLTEPIGRGNNGEDVFLNDIWPSSEEVKALVEETVTPELFREQYAHVFDENEAWNAIETTEDALYKWDENSTYIANPPFFDNLAKEAGKVEALSGLRIIGKFGDSVTTDHISPAGAIGKDTPAGKFLQEEGVAIRDFNSYGSRRGHHDVMMRGTFANIRIKNQIAPGTEGGYTTYWPTGDVMSIYDASRKYIENNTGLVILAGDDYGMGSSRDWAAKGTNLLGIKTVIAKSYERIHRSNLVMMGVLPLQFLPGEDADTLGLTGSESLQVEISEGVAPRDIVKVTAVREDGTSFTFDALARFDSEVEIDYYRHGGILPMVLRGKLK, from the coding sequence ATGACTAATTGGAAAGAAAAAGCAAAAGCATCATTTAAACTTAATGACAAAACGTATCATTACTACAAAATTAAAACCTTAGAAGAGGACAAAATCACAAACATCGAGAAATTACCTTATTCTGTACGTGTTTTACTTGAATCCGTATTAAGACAAGCTGATGGCAGAGTAATTAAGGATTCACATGTAGAAGACCTAGCTCATTGGTCAAAAAATGGTAACGAAGGAGAAGTTCCATTTAAACCAGCGCGTGTTATTTTACAAGATTTCACCGGTGTTCCAGCAGTTGTTGACTTAGCTTCATTACGGAAAGCAATGGCTGACCTAGGCGGCGACCCAGAAAAAATCAATCCAGAAATCCCAGTTGATTTAGTAGTCGATCACTCGGTACAAGTTGATAGTTATGCGAATCCAGAAGCGCTAAAAATCAACATGGAGCTAGAGTTCAAACGCAATATGGAGCGTTATCAATTTTTAAACTGGGCGCAAAAAGCATTTGATAATTATCGTGCTGTGCCACCTGCAACTGGTATCGTTCACCAAGTTAACTTAGAGTATTTAGCAAACGTCGTCATCGCGAATGAAGTTTCTGACGGCGAATTTGTAGCGTTTCCAGATTCCCTTGTCGGGACAGATAGCCATACGACAATGATTAATGGTATTGGCGTTTTAGGTTGGGGCGTTGGCGGTATTGAAGCTGAAGCTGGAATGCTCGGACAACCATCTTATTTCCCAATTCCGGAAGTTATCGGTGTGAAATTATTAGGTGCTTTACCAAACGGCGCAACTGCCACCGATTTTGCTTTGAAAGTAACACAAGTTTTGCGGGAACAAAAAGTAGTAGGGAAATTTGTTGAATTTTATGGTCCAGGCGTTGCAACCCTTCCACTAGCTGACCGCGCGACTGTTGCCAATATGGCTCCTGAATACGGCGCAACTTGCGGATTTTTCCCGGTAGACAAAGAAGCACTTAACTATTTAAAACTAACTGGTCGTGACAAAGAACAAATCGAATTAGTAGAAGCTTATTTAGAAGCAAACGATTTATTCTTTACACCAGAAAAAGTAGAACCAAATTATACACAAACAGTGGAAATCGATCTTTCTGCTATTGAGCCAAATCTAGCTGGGCCAAAACGTCCACAAGATTTGATTCCGCTTTCGAAAATGAAAGAAACATTCCGTGAATCCATTACAGCGAAAGCAGGCAACCAAGGTTTCGGTCTTGATAAATCAGCTTTAGACAAAGAAGTAACTGTTACATTTGGCAATAGTGACCAATCAACAATGAAAACTGGTTCCGTTGCTATTGCAGCAATTACAAGCTGTACGAATACCTCTAACCCATACGTAATGCTAAGCGCCGGTTTGGTCGCTAAAAAAGCTGTTGAAAAAGGCTTAGAAGTACCCAAATTCGTCAAAACTTCCTTAGCGCCAGGTTCCAAAGTTGTTACAGGCTACCTGGAAAAAGCTGGTTTACTTCCATATTTAGAAAAACTTGGCTTTGACCTAGTTGGTTATGGTTGTACAACTTGTATCGGTAACTCAGGTCCATTAAAAGAAGAAATTGAAGAAGCGATTCAAGAGAGTGATTTACTAGTTTCCGCAGTTCTCAGTGGTAACCGTAACTTTGAAGGACGAATTCATGCACTTGTGAAAGCAAACTTCTTAGCTTCACCACCACTTGTCGTTGCTTATGCGCTTGCTGGGACAACGAACGTAGATATGTTAACAGAACCAATCGGACGTGGTAATAATGGCGAAGATGTCTTCTTAAACGATATTTGGCCAAGTTCAGAAGAAGTGAAGGCGCTTGTAGAAGAAACCGTAACGCCAGAACTTTTCCGTGAGCAATATGCCCATGTATTTGATGAAAATGAAGCTTGGAATGCGATTGAAACTACAGAAGATGCTTTATACAAATGGGATGAAAATTCGACGTATATTGCCAACCCGCCATTCTTTGATAATTTAGCAAAAGAAGCTGGCAAAGTAGAAGCTTTATCTGGTCTTCGTATTATTGGTAAATTTGGTGATTCTGTTACAACCGACCACATTTCACCAGCTGGTGCAATCGGTAAAGATACACCAGCCGGAAAATTCCTGCAAGAAGAAGGCGTAGCGATTCGTGATTTCAACTCGTATGGCTCTCGTCGTGGTCATCATGATGTTATGATGCGCGGTACATTCGCCAATATTCGAATCAAAAACCAAATCGCTCCTGGAACAGAAGGTGGTTACACAACATACTGGCCAACTGGGGATGTAATGTCCATTTATGACGCATCTAGAAAATATATCGAAAACAACACTGGCTTAGTGATTCTTGCTGGCGATGATTACGGAATGGGATCTTCACGTGACTGGGCTGCCAAAGGAACTAATTTACTTGGAATTAAAACTGTAATTGCAAAAAGTTATGAACGGATTCATCGTTCTAACCTTGTAATGATGGGTGTTTTACCACTTCAATTCCTACCAGGAGAAGATGCAGATACACTAGGCCTTACTGGTTCAGAAAGTTTACAAGTGGAAATCAGTGAAGGTGTAGCGCCAAGAGATATTGTCAAAGTAACAGCTGTTCGCGAAGACGGCACTAGCTTCACCTTTGATGCACTTGCACGATTTGACTCAGAAGTAGAAATTGACTATTACCGTCATGGTGGGATTTTACCAATGGTCCTTCGTGGCAAATTAAAATAA
- a CDS encoding STAS domain-containing protein has product MQIKEFLISRRSEVVNNFYDNYYTQTDEYKLRLSAGEDEQSIRSLSTASCGMIIDVITGVKERDFENIGKRRFNDKTDIRKIHQHMSEIDKFIINSLLKWKETEDVFYTDADIIQFMLEIKDTLASIQQQLLEGFMQENRNQVMAQRKEIIQLSTRIIPITDSIGVLPIVGSLDDDRGYFMKEKAIESADKLNLDFIVIDFSSAVLKDDFATKHMEDMIQSFKLIGLIPILSGMQPSFAQRTIQVGSNISKLQSFGSLEQALTNLGL; this is encoded by the coding sequence ATGCAAATTAAAGAATTTTTGATTAGTCGTCGTTCAGAGGTAGTTAACAATTTTTACGATAATTATTATACTCAAACGGATGAGTATAAGTTGAGGCTTAGTGCTGGTGAGGATGAACAATCTATTCGCTCACTAAGTACCGCATCGTGTGGCATGATTATTGATGTCATTACGGGAGTGAAAGAACGAGATTTTGAAAACATCGGTAAAAGACGCTTCAATGACAAAACGGACATTAGAAAAATCCATCAACATATGAGCGAAATTGATAAATTTATTATAAACAGCTTACTTAAATGGAAAGAAACTGAAGATGTTTTTTATACGGATGCTGATATTATTCAGTTTATGTTAGAAATAAAAGACACACTCGCATCCATTCAACAGCAGCTTCTTGAAGGATTTATGCAAGAAAATAGAAATCAAGTTATGGCTCAGCGCAAAGAGATTATCCAATTATCGACGCGTATTATTCCGATTACTGATTCCATCGGAGTGTTGCCAATAGTTGGAAGTTTAGATGATGATCGAGGCTATTTTATGAAAGAAAAAGCAATCGAATCTGCGGATAAGTTAAATTTAGACTTCATCGTAATAGATTTTTCTAGCGCCGTGTTAAAAGATGATTTTGCAACAAAACACATGGAAGATATGATTCAATCATTTAAATTGATTGGATTAATCCCGATACTTTCTGGTATGCAACCAAGCTTTGCCCAGCGCACAATTCAGGTTGGTTCGAATATTTCGAAACTCCAATCATTTGGCTCCCTAGAACAAGCATTAACCAATTTAGGTCTATAA
- a CDS encoding general stress protein, whose protein sequence is MKKWEVFAVQNVGAAEEIINKLVSEGYEKEDISVLAKSKHNKNLETLAEKENIEIERPVNEEAFGIISGILQSLSGAIVIPQAYNPKYGALYAAGPFAKWFSKTDDKSVKKLLEDFDLTEEQVDKMIENLHADNILIFAR, encoded by the coding sequence ATGAAAAAGTGGGAAGTATTCGCAGTTCAAAATGTAGGCGCAGCAGAGGAAATTATCAACAAGTTAGTAAGTGAGGGCTATGAAAAAGAAGATATTTCTGTTTTAGCTAAATCTAAACATAATAAAAATCTCGAAACATTAGCGGAAAAAGAAAATATTGAAATCGAACGTCCAGTTAATGAAGAGGCGTTTGGCATTATCTCTGGAATACTGCAATCACTTAGTGGCGCAATTGTTATTCCACAAGCTTATAATCCGAAATACGGCGCCCTATATGCGGCAGGACCTTTTGCTAAATGGTTCTCAAAAACAGACGATAAATCTGTTAAAAAACTTCTAGAAGATTTCGACTTAACAGAAGAACAGGTTGATAAAATGATTGAAAATTTACATGCAGATAACATCTTAATTTTTGCGAGATAG
- a CDS encoding DEAD/DEAH box helicase encodes MEHFTAIQNKMIPYSVKQAGKKLMEDGEIIQFREKDASDHFLTYFIDQNVVEDAGSENYACSCADFQLNAICKHIYATHLKMEKEKQKAAKQDFKNRILTQESNTLLSLFQQNMAQQLEVEEDITNKIPLQTQYIIRLKPDDSSYIMTIEVKVGTERTYVVKNMNTFLAAIRDRQWLVFTKNFAYDPNEHFFLEEDKQILDKLLQISEIAKMYDTDSFYWSKSYAEEKNLTIPPSMAGELLELLTERDTTCIIMKERVEDIKYRGINVRRDNLDFIFELKKSADDKYQLEMEDLQQAIFFEAYQLLFFDGTFFIPVKEVWESLKPLIEFHKVTKNEVVQFSESQLSEVISYVLPALQKSGKLKLDDSIEDRITQQPLDCKLFIALEYGEHTLRLEYHYGNQLFDPFAITEEENEKIMIRDVEKEARVMNIIESAPVHFSGTKMVVNKQEKDLYQFYYRTIPKLAEYAEIYMEDGLEEMVEDNVRPVTTLDVSSDNDYLSVSFDFKGIPEEEVQNVLESLREKRSYHRLKNGRFLSLESENYKQMEDVLQMLEVRKKDVQPNMQVPLYRGMQIYDILGAGTQDEHHKFSRSFRELLTDITTQSEDSFSLPKGLKAELRDYQLTGFEWMKSLAKYNLGGILADDMGLGKTVQTISFLASELEENPNLKPVLIVTPASLLYNWQSELEKFAPEIPVTVLHGTKQARMAEMEEIKHGHVYLISYPSLRQDIIHFADVAFSSVIIDESQAIKNYHTKASQAVRALKRNHVFALSGTPLENSIDELWAIFQTLMPGFFPSLRKFKEIPYENIAKMIRPFLLRRLKQDVVKELPDKIETNLYSELTDEQKTIYLAYLEKIQADLEESNGNASEERIKLLAGLTRLRQICCDPSLFVENYQGESGKLLQLFDTIQTARENGKRILIFSQFTGMLAIIRRKLEEDGQPLFYMDGKTPAKTRLDMVNAFNEGENDIFLISLKAGGTGLNLVGADTVILYDLWWNPAVEEQATGRAHRIGQKRVVQVFRMITKGTIEERIFDLQKKKQALVDELIQPGEQMLGKLNTEEIKQILQLDNGRDDK; translated from the coding sequence ATGGAGCACTTTACAGCAATTCAAAATAAAATGATTCCATATAGTGTGAAACAGGCTGGAAAAAAACTGATGGAAGACGGAGAAATCATTCAGTTTCGTGAAAAAGACGCATCAGACCATTTTTTAACCTATTTTATTGATCAAAATGTCGTAGAAGATGCTGGTAGTGAAAATTATGCTTGTAGCTGTGCCGATTTTCAGCTAAATGCTATTTGCAAACATATCTACGCGACACATTTAAAAATGGAAAAAGAAAAACAAAAAGCAGCCAAACAAGATTTTAAAAATCGAATTCTCACACAAGAATCAAATACACTTCTTTCCCTTTTTCAACAAAATATGGCGCAACAACTTGAAGTGGAAGAGGATATTACTAATAAAATACCACTTCAAACACAATATATCATTCGCTTAAAACCCGATGATTCTAGTTATATTATGACAATTGAAGTCAAAGTAGGGACAGAGCGAACATATGTAGTAAAAAATATGAATACGTTTTTAGCTGCGATTCGTGATCGGCAGTGGCTTGTATTTACTAAGAATTTTGCTTATGATCCAAACGAGCATTTCTTTTTGGAAGAAGACAAACAAATTTTGGACAAATTACTTCAAATCAGTGAAATTGCCAAGATGTATGATACAGATTCTTTCTACTGGTCAAAATCCTATGCGGAAGAGAAAAATCTAACTATTCCACCTAGTATGGCTGGTGAACTATTAGAACTCTTAACTGAGCGCGACACGACTTGTATTATTATGAAAGAACGCGTAGAAGATATTAAATACCGCGGCATCAACGTTCGCCGCGATAACCTAGACTTTATTTTTGAACTTAAAAAAAGTGCGGATGACAAATACCAACTAGAAATGGAAGACTTACAACAAGCAATCTTTTTCGAAGCTTATCAGTTACTTTTCTTTGATGGTACTTTTTTCATTCCTGTTAAAGAAGTTTGGGAATCTTTAAAACCGTTAATTGAGTTTCACAAAGTTACGAAAAATGAAGTGGTGCAGTTTTCGGAGTCGCAATTGAGTGAAGTGATTTCCTATGTTTTACCAGCTTTACAAAAAAGTGGTAAGTTGAAACTGGACGACTCGATTGAAGACCGGATTACACAGCAACCACTTGATTGTAAATTATTTATTGCATTGGAATACGGAGAGCATACATTACGCCTTGAATATCATTATGGCAATCAATTATTTGATCCATTTGCAATTACGGAAGAAGAAAACGAAAAAATCATGATTCGTGATGTGGAAAAAGAAGCACGCGTGATGAATATTATCGAAAGCGCTCCTGTTCATTTTTCAGGAACAAAAATGGTTGTTAATAAACAAGAAAAGGATTTATATCAATTTTACTATCGAACCATTCCAAAACTTGCCGAGTATGCGGAGATTTATATGGAAGATGGTTTAGAAGAAATGGTAGAAGACAACGTGCGCCCTGTGACAACGCTAGATGTTTCTTCAGATAATGATTATCTTTCTGTTTCGTTTGATTTCAAAGGCATCCCGGAAGAAGAAGTCCAAAATGTCCTAGAATCATTGCGAGAAAAACGTAGCTATCATCGTCTGAAAAATGGACGTTTCTTATCGCTTGAATCGGAAAACTATAAACAAATGGAAGACGTACTACAAATGTTAGAAGTGCGTAAAAAAGATGTCCAGCCGAATATGCAAGTTCCGCTTTATCGAGGTATGCAAATTTACGATATTTTAGGGGCGGGAACGCAAGATGAACATCATAAATTCAGCCGTTCTTTCCGTGAACTACTGACAGACATAACTACTCAATCAGAAGACAGTTTTAGTTTACCAAAAGGATTAAAAGCAGAGTTGCGTGATTATCAGTTAACAGGTTTTGAATGGATGAAATCACTTGCTAAATATAATCTTGGTGGTATTTTGGCAGATGATATGGGACTCGGTAAAACTGTACAAACGATTAGCTTCTTGGCATCAGAATTAGAAGAGAATCCGAACTTAAAACCGGTCTTAATAGTTACACCAGCCTCACTGCTCTACAACTGGCAAAGTGAATTAGAAAAATTTGCGCCAGAAATCCCTGTGACTGTTTTACATGGAACGAAACAGGCTCGTATGGCAGAAATGGAAGAGATAAAACACGGTCATGTTTATTTGATTTCTTATCCATCTTTACGTCAAGATATTATTCATTTCGCTGATGTAGCTTTTTCAAGTGTCATTATTGATGAATCGCAAGCCATTAAAAACTACCATACAAAAGCATCTCAAGCGGTGCGAGCGCTTAAACGAAATCATGTATTTGCGTTAAGTGGAACGCCGCTTGAAAATAGTATTGATGAATTATGGGCGATTTTCCAAACATTAATGCCAGGATTTTTCCCATCGCTACGCAAATTCAAAGAAATACCATACGAAAACATTGCCAAAATGATTCGTCCGTTCTTACTGCGCAGATTAAAACAAGACGTAGTAAAAGAACTACCCGATAAAATTGAAACAAACCTTTATTCTGAATTAACCGATGAGCAAAAAACAATCTACTTAGCTTATTTAGAGAAAATTCAAGCTGATTTAGAAGAAAGTAATGGCAATGCTTCGGAAGAACGAATCAAATTACTCGCGGGATTAACCCGTTTACGCCAAATTTGCTGTGATCCGAGCCTTTTTGTCGAAAATTATCAAGGTGAATCTGGTAAATTACTACAGTTATTTGATACAATACAGACAGCAAGAGAAAACGGCAAACGAATACTGATTTTTTCTCAGTTCACTGGTATGCTTGCGATTATTCGCCGGAAATTAGAAGAAGATGGTCAACCCCTTTTCTATATGGATGGTAAAACGCCTGCTAAAACAAGATTAGATATGGTTAATGCTTTTAATGAAGGTGAGAATGATATTTTCCTAATCTCTTTAAAAGCAGGAGGAACCGGGCTAAATCTTGTGGGTGCAGATACGGTGATATTATACGACTTATGGTGGAATCCAGCTGTAGAAGAACAAGCGACAGGACGTGCTCACAGAATCGGTCAAAAACGTGTCGTTCAAGTGTTCCGAATGATTACAAAAGGAACGATTGAAGAACGAATTTTTGACTTACAAAAGAAAAAACAAGCGCTCGTGGATGAACTTATCCAACCAGGGGAACAAATGCTAGGTAAGTTAAACACAGAAGAAATTAAACAAATTTTACAATTGGATAATGGAAGGGATGACAAATAA
- a CDS encoding SbcC/MukB-like Walker B domain-containing protein: MRPIKLTMQAFGAYAKKEVIDFEKLGTEQIFVISGKTGAGKSTIFDAISFAIFGKANTFDRESFSMRSHFATDKEITEVTLVFRLKDKIYQISRIPQQEIAKQRGNGTTTSPQKAELYELIGDEMKLLASSVRDVNTKMEELIQLNVDQFRQILMIPQGEFRELLVSDSKEKEVILQRLAHTVYYEKVENLLWEKQKEAEILVVEARKKVAELAELSLPGIEITGKTTTEISLLQTEAIKQEQAILAELESALSIIRKETSEAVEKVTLAKEQLLDWQNLDLYIEEVAKLEAEKDFYQVIANRIEAAKRASNLRSQDALCIRLKEQLETAVNTEKQVAHEVELITNQFSNAKKQKEALAEQEAVLEANKRTLFQLEEMEPKIIELETVTIQKRRAEINWKEAADRLEKVMKTEQEIAAELQSMETRLGEINQAELAILEAINKRTTAEALIEKNQELVNKRMKMDLWNKQKQTEEQTLKQLLTEKLAIETMIKQEESNLQQEQAATLAAHLHEGDACPVCGSVSHPQLAEYGESASLTTLEEAKAKLHEKQLAINEVEKSISQLEWQLAEWADIADVDLVAVEKLLAENRQLAKNLTDQINQLQTNVAQKENIQGALETLKNKQKELETEKNNTALQVESFHQEVQLSSGKLSYLEQAIPADLRDKTIFDKKKNELSNSIKTHLEQAEQVDKIFREAEKETTRLESTLQSAENTTLDAKEALQVQREVFKESMKQNDFPTYEAYKQALMSVEELKSKEEQLADFERKRHLAISRQADLTEKLKNKQKPNIEQLESFMTEKQLELAQSEENTIKQRDFVLKRKELAENYQNSIQAVEKAEENYADIGLLADSARGKNARRLTFERYILAMFLDTIIHRANHRLSKMTSGRFELKRKIEKAKGNVQSGLELEVFDEYTGLTRHVKTLSGGESFKTSLALALSLAEVVQEMAGGISLETMFIDEGFGTLDPESLEVAVECLLETQENGRLVGIISHVPELKERISARLEVTATNHGSTTKFITANS, encoded by the coding sequence ATGAGACCGATAAAATTAACTATGCAAGCTTTTGGAGCTTATGCCAAAAAAGAAGTAATTGACTTTGAAAAACTAGGAACGGAACAAATTTTCGTGATTTCTGGTAAAACAGGGGCGGGGAAATCCACTATTTTTGATGCAATTAGCTTTGCGATTTTTGGAAAAGCAAACACATTCGATCGGGAAAGTTTTTCCATGCGCAGCCATTTTGCGACGGACAAAGAAATAACGGAAGTAACGCTTGTGTTTAGATTGAAAGACAAAATTTATCAGATCAGTCGTATTCCTCAACAAGAAATTGCTAAACAACGAGGAAATGGAACGACAACTTCTCCTCAAAAAGCTGAATTATACGAACTCATAGGTGATGAAATGAAGCTCCTTGCGAGTTCCGTTCGTGATGTTAATACGAAAATGGAAGAATTAATTCAACTTAATGTGGATCAATTTAGACAAATTTTAATGATTCCTCAAGGGGAATTTAGAGAACTACTCGTATCGGATAGTAAAGAAAAAGAAGTGATTTTGCAACGATTAGCGCATACCGTGTACTATGAAAAAGTTGAAAATTTGCTGTGGGAAAAACAAAAAGAAGCAGAAATTTTAGTTGTCGAAGCGAGAAAAAAAGTCGCCGAGCTTGCCGAACTCAGCTTGCCAGGAATAGAAATAACCGGCAAGACAACAACTGAAATTAGTTTGCTGCAAACAGAAGCTATCAAGCAAGAACAAGCAATTTTAGCAGAGTTAGAAAGTGCTTTAAGCATCATTCGTAAAGAAACAAGTGAAGCGGTTGAAAAAGTGACTCTTGCGAAAGAACAACTGCTTGATTGGCAAAATTTAGATTTATATATAGAAGAAGTAGCTAAATTAGAAGCTGAAAAAGATTTTTATCAAGTGATAGCAAACCGAATTGAAGCAGCTAAAAGAGCCAGTAACCTGCGTTCTCAGGATGCGCTTTGTATCCGTTTAAAAGAACAATTAGAAACAGCAGTAAATACTGAAAAACAAGTAGCGCATGAAGTAGAGTTGATAACAAACCAATTTTCAAATGCAAAAAAACAAAAAGAAGCACTCGCCGAACAAGAAGCAGTACTAGAAGCTAACAAACGCACACTTTTTCAATTAGAAGAAATGGAACCAAAAATCATTGAATTAGAAACAGTAACGATTCAAAAAAGACGCGCAGAAATTAATTGGAAAGAAGCAGCGGATCGTTTAGAAAAAGTGATGAAAACAGAGCAGGAAATCGCAGCAGAACTACAGTCAATGGAAACTCGTTTAGGAGAAATTAACCAAGCAGAACTAGCGATTTTAGAGGCTATTAATAAACGAACAACTGCCGAAGCTCTCATTGAAAAAAATCAAGAACTTGTTAATAAACGAATGAAAATGGATCTATGGAATAAACAAAAACAAACAGAAGAACAAACGCTAAAACAACTTTTAACAGAAAAATTAGCTATAGAAACAATGATTAAACAAGAAGAATCAAATTTACAACAAGAACAAGCTGCAACACTCGCAGCTCATTTGCACGAGGGTGACGCTTGTCCTGTCTGCGGATCTGTGTCACATCCACAATTGGCAGAATACGGGGAATCAGCCAGCCTCACAACGCTAGAAGAGGCAAAAGCTAAACTACATGAAAAACAATTAGCGATTAATGAGGTTGAAAAATCAATCAGCCAACTTGAATGGCAATTAGCTGAATGGGCGGATATAGCAGATGTGGACTTAGTTGCAGTAGAAAAGTTATTAGCAGAAAACCGCCAATTAGCTAAAAACCTAACAGATCAAATAAATCAATTGCAAACTAACGTGGCGCAAAAAGAAAATATTCAAGGCGCACTTGAAACATTAAAAAACAAACAAAAAGAGCTAGAAACAGAAAAAAATAATACGGCTCTTCAAGTAGAAAGTTTTCATCAAGAAGTCCAACTCTCATCTGGAAAACTAAGCTATTTAGAACAAGCAATTCCAGCCGATTTACGAGATAAAACTATTTTTGATAAGAAAAAGAATGAATTAAGTAACAGCATTAAAACGCATCTGGAACAAGCCGAACAAGTGGATAAAATATTTAGAGAAGCTGAAAAAGAAACAACTAGGCTGGAATCAACATTGCAATCTGCCGAGAACACAACACTGGACGCTAAAGAAGCATTACAAGTCCAACGCGAAGTTTTTAAAGAGTCAATGAAACAAAATGATTTTCCTACTTATGAGGCTTATAAACAAGCTTTAATGTCAGTAGAAGAACTAAAAAGTAAAGAAGAACAACTAGCTGACTTTGAGCGGAAACGCCATTTAGCTATATCACGCCAAGCTGATTTAACAGAAAAACTGAAAAACAAACAAAAACCAAATATCGAACAACTAGAATCATTTATGACCGAAAAACAATTAGAACTTGCTCAGTCAGAAGAAAACACAATTAAACAACGCGACTTTGTTTTGAAACGAAAAGAACTTGCCGAAAACTATCAAAACAGTATTCAAGCAGTAGAAAAAGCAGAAGAAAATTATGCGGACATTGGCTTATTAGCAGACTCAGCTCGTGGTAAAAATGCTAGAAGGCTAACATTTGAACGTTATATTTTAGCGATGTTTTTAGATACTATTATCCACCGAGCTAATCATCGTTTATCTAAAATGACTAGCGGACGTTTTGAACTCAAGCGAAAAATCGAAAAAGCAAAAGGGAATGTCCAAAGTGGGTTAGAACTTGAAGTTTTTGATGAATATACGGGGCTGACGCGTCATGTAAAAACACTTTCAGGTGGAGAAAGCTTTAAAACCTCGCTAGCACTTGCTTTGTCGCTTGCAGAAGTTGTCCAAGAAATGGCTGGTGGAATTTCACTGGAAACCATGTTTATTGATGAAGGATTTGGAACGCTTGATCCAGAGTCATTAGAGGTCGCCGTAGAATGTTTACTGGAAACACAAGAAAACGGCCGCTTAGTCGGGATTATTTCCCATGTGCCAGAGCTAAAAGAACGCATTTCAGCAAGGTTAGAAGTAACTGCAACTAATCACGGAAGTACAACTAAATTTATTACTGCTAATAGCTAA